The genomic window CCCGACCGTGATGAGGATCGCCGGCCTGTTCATACGGATGGGCAAGCCCGTGGACGGCGCCGCCTACCTGAAGGGACTGGAGCCGAGTTTCAGCAGGAGCAAGGCCCAGGAGCTCGCCCTGCGGATCGCGCTCGGAATGCTCTACACAGCGGCCGGACGTCCGGCGGACGCCGAGGCCGCCCTCAGGCGGGCACTCGTCCTCGATCCCACCTCCGTTCCGGCGATGGGGGAAGTGTTCGCGCTCTACGACGGGCAGGGGCGGACCGCGGAGATGAAGCCGATGATCCAGGCCGCTCTGCGGAAGAATCCGGATTCGGCCATGCACCACGTCTGGCTCGGGCTGGTCCTGCGGAGAGAGGATGATCTGAAGGGCGCCGAGGCCGAGTTGAAGAGGGCGGTCCAGGCGTCGCCCGACCTGGTCGGCGCCCTGGCGAATCTGGGCTCGCTCTACCTGCAGGAGGGGAGGGCGGACGACGCGGTGACGGTGTTGCAGATGGCCCTGCGCAAGGACGCGCGCAACCCGGAATCGCGGACCAACCTGATCGTGGCCCTGGGGATGAAACGCGATCTGGAGGGAGCCCGCCGGCTCGTGAAGGACGCGGAGGGCATGGGCCAGAGGGTGCCGCCCTTCTACAACGCCCTGGCCTACGCGCTGCACGTCAACGGCCGCAACGAGGAAGCCCTGGAGACGTTGCGCGAGTCTCTCCGAATCAACCCGCGGCAGCCGGACGCGCTCAGGTTGCGGTCCGAAATCGAGACCGGGGGTCAGGCAGGGGACCTGCCTTACAGATGAGTCGGGGAGAGGAGTTGCAAACTGAAACGGCCGCGGACCTGTCGCGGATCGCGGAGTCCACGGGGAGGGCCGCATGATTGCGCGCCTGGCGGGTACGCTGCTCGACAAGCAGCCCGGGGCCGCGGTGGTGGACGTGGGCGGCGTCGGATACCAGGTGTCGATCCCGCTCTCCACCTACTATGAGCTCGGCGAGCCTGGGAGTCGTGTCGAGCTGCACGTCCACACGCACGTGCGTGAGGACGTCATCGCGCTGTTTGGATTTCACACCGTGTTCGAAAAGGAGATCTTCTCCCGGCTCATCGGGGTCAGCGGCATCGGCCCGAGGACCGCGCTCGCCGTCCTCTCCGGGATGGGAGCAGCGAGTCTGCTCGAGTCGGTGCGCGGGCGCGACGTCGTTCGTCTGTCCTCCGTCCCCGGGATAGGGCGCAAGACGGCGGAGAGGATCGTGGTCGACCTCGCCGACCGGATCGAATCCCTGCGTCCCTCCCTTGAGCCCGGCTCCGCGGCGGGGGAGGGCGCGCGCGGCGCGGACAGCGACCTCCGGCAGGATCTCGTCTCCGCGCTGGTCAACCTCGGCTACAATGTGCGTGTCGCCGCCGATGCGGCCGGACGCGTCCTGAAGGCCGCCGACGCGCCGTCACCGCCCTTCCAGGCGCTGTTGCGCGAGACGCTGCGTATCCTGTCCCGCTGAAAGCGCGAGCCCGCATGCGGGGCTCGCGAAGCAAGCCGGCCCCGGGTCCCGAGGAGAACGACGTTGCAGAACGACCGCGAGCGCGATCGGTCCAAAGGAAGACGCCGCCACCCGCCGCTCGCGACGGCTCCGACGACCCCGCCCGGCTCGCCGCATGCGCCGGGAGGATTTCTCGACTCCGGCGGACCGACGGCCGATCGTCTCCTCGATCCGGGCGGTCATGTTGATGACCGTGGCGTCGACCTGCGGCTGCGACCTCGCACTCTCGACGAGTACATCGGCCAGGAGACGATGAAGTCCAACCTCAGGGTCTTCATCCAGGCGGCCCTCGAGCGACACGAGCCCCTCGATCATGTGCTGGTCTATGGCCCACCTGGCCTCGGCAAGACCACCATCGCCCACATCCTGGGGCAGGAGATGAGGACGGGCCTGCGCAGCACCTCCGGTCCCGCGCTCGAGCGCGCCGGCGACTTGGCCGCGATTCTGACCAACCTCGAGGCGGCCACGATCCTGTTCATCGACGAGATTCACCGCCTGCAGCCGACCCTCGAGGAGATTCTCTACCAGGCTATGGAGGAGTTCCGCATCGACATCGTCATCGGTCAGGGTCCGATGGCCCGCACCGTCAAGATCGATCTCCCGCGCTTCACACTGGTGGGCGCGACCACCCGCGTCGGACTCCTCACCGGACCGCTGCGGGACCGCTTCGGAATCGTGCATCACCTGGATTTCTATCCCGCAGGCGACCTGGTCAAGATCGTCGAGCGCTCGGCGGGCATCCTGGGTATCCAGGTCGACCGCTCCGGGGCGGAGGAGATCGCCCGCCGTTCCCGCGGCACCCCGCGCATCGCCAACCGTCTCCTGAAGCGCGTGCGCGATTTCGCCCAGGTCGAGGACGACGTGAGCATCACGGGTCCGGTCGCCGAGCGCCATCTCGAGAGGCTCGAGGTCGACCGTTACGGACTCGACCAGCTGGACCGCAAGATTCTCCTGACCATCCAGGAGAAATTCGAAGGCGGGCCGGTGGGAGTGAACACCATCGCGGCCGCGCTCGGCGAGGAGCGCGATACGATCGAGGAGCTGTACGAGCCGTATCTGATGCAGATAGGCTTCCTCGACCGTACTTCGCGCGGGCGGCGTGTCACCGACAGGGCACTGGAACACCTGAAAGTTTCGAGACGACGAGACCAGAAGACGCTTTTCTAGGTTCTCTGGGGAAAATGCCCGACAAGCGTGCGGATGGTCGTCCGGATGAGGACGGGAAGCGCGGTCTCCTGTTCACGTCCGGCCGGGGGCTGGTCTTCGAGAGCCTCCGCAGGGGCTCCGATCACGCGTCGCTGACGACTTCCTGAGTTTTCTCGCTCCCGGCACGGTTCTTTCTACAGGGA from Candidatus Dormiibacterota bacterium includes these protein-coding regions:
- the ruvA gene encoding Holliday junction branch migration protein RuvA: MIARLAGTLLDKQPGAAVVDVGGVGYQVSIPLSTYYELGEPGSRVELHVHTHVREDVIALFGFHTVFEKEIFSRLIGVSGIGPRTALAVLSGMGAASLLESVRGRDVVRLSSVPGIGRKTAERIVVDLADRIESLRPSLEPGSAAGEGARGADSDLRQDLVSALVNLGYNVRVAADAAGRVLKAADAPSPPFQALLRETLRILSR
- the ruvB gene encoding Holliday junction branch migration DNA helicase RuvB; amino-acid sequence: MRLRPRTLDEYIGQETMKSNLRVFIQAALERHEPLDHVLVYGPPGLGKTTIAHILGQEMRTGLRSTSGPALERAGDLAAILTNLEAATILFIDEIHRLQPTLEEILYQAMEEFRIDIVIGQGPMARTVKIDLPRFTLVGATTRVGLLTGPLRDRFGIVHHLDFYPAGDLVKIVERSAGILGIQVDRSGAEEIARRSRGTPRIANRLLKRVRDFAQVEDDVSITGPVAERHLERLEVDRYGLDQLDRKILLTIQEKFEGGPVGVNTIAAALGEERDTIEELYEPYLMQIGFLDRTSRGRRVTDRALEHLKVSRRRDQKTLF